In Entelurus aequoreus isolate RoL-2023_Sb linkage group LG02, RoL_Eaeq_v1.1, whole genome shotgun sequence, one genomic interval encodes:
- the LOC133634219 gene encoding uncharacterized protein K02A2.6-like isoform X2, with protein sequence MTVKLHVDPEATPRFFKPRAVPYAMKGKVEEELERLQKLGIIKPVQFSRWAAPIVPVLKEDKTARICGDYKVTVNQVSKLEEYPLPRIDDLFATLAGGKLFTKLDMSQAYQQLLLDEDSKEYVTINTHKGLFKYNRLVFGVASSPAIFQRTMDTLLQGIPHVAVYLDDILVTGATEVEHLANLEEVLKRLSEAGLRLKRSKCVFLAPSVTYLGHRITAQGLCPVEDKVRAIKEAPNPKCITELRSFLGMVNYYGKFLPDLSKVLAPLYKLLHNDTKWQWCEEQEAAFKEVKELLHSATLLVHYDPDKQITLSCDASPYGVGAVLSHVMEDGSEKPVGFASRTLTKAEQGYSQLDKEGLAIVFAVKRFHQYLYGRAFKIYTDHKPLMSLFSETKCIPPLASARIQRWALTLSAYQYAIEYRAETVFSLEKLEETPVKASRIKQWTERDPVMSQVKTFLLQGWPSVIEGEELRPYTKRKTELSLQDGCIFWGARVIVPPPGRSQIVEEIHETHPGASRMKSLARSYVWWPGLDKDLEDKVKGCTQCQINQNMPPPAPLHPWEWPDRPWSRLHMDFAGPFKGQMFLLMVDAHSKWIEAHIMSNITAPTTIDKLRQVFAVHGLPDTLVTDNGPTFTSELFSEFMQQNGIHHIRTAPFHPASNGLAERAVQTVKEGLKRMTGDSLSTQLSRFLFKYRLTPQTTTGRTPAEMLMGRRPKSRLDLLRPDMKAKVQGKQEKQKERHDQHARERQLKPDDCVYVRNFSSNNNQQWLPGIILKRSGPVSYVVKLTDGRIFRRHQDHVRLRQDTGSETDSSTEFPGAGPTAVGVGSPESETRTEASVSSGEDGHSHTDIQTSPSLPTPDPPKSPTPAVSAGSPEVVRRSHRTRKPPDRLNV encoded by the exons ATGACAGTAAAGCTCCATGTTGACCCTGAAGCCACACCTAGGTTTTTCAAGCCCAGAGCAGTGCCCTATGCCATGAAAGGCAAAGTTGAAGAGGAACTGGAACGATTACAGAAGCTGGGCATCATCAAGCCCGTCCAGTTTTCAAGGTGGGCAGCACCCATTGTTCCAGTGTTAAAGGAGGACAAAACTGCACGGATATGCGGGGACTACAAAGTCACAGTGAATCAGGTCTCTAAGCTGGAGGAGTATCCATTGCCACGCATAGACGACCTGTTTGCGACCCTGGCAGGGGGTAAGCTGTTCACAAAGCTGGACATGAGCCAGGCCTACCAACAGCTACTGCTCGACGAGGATTCAAAAGAGTACGtcacgatcaacacacacaaaggtTTATTCAAATACAATCGCCTGGTGTTTGGAGTGGCATCCAGTCCTGCCATTTTCCAAAGAACAATGGACACTCTGCTGCAGGGGATTCCGCATGTAGCAGTGTACTTAGATGATATTTTGGTCACAGGGGCCACGGAGGTGGAGCATCTGGCTAACTTGGAAGAGGTGCTGAAGAGACTCTCAGAAGCAGGGCTGCGATTAAAGCGCAGCAAATGTGTGTTTCTAGCACCAAGTGTGACCTATCTGGGACACAGGATCACAGCACAGGGACTCTGCCCAGTGGAAGACAAAGTGAGAGCTATTAAGGAAGCTCCAAACCCCaaatgcatcactgaactcagatcgTTCTTAGGCATGGTGAACTATTATGGCAAGTTTCTGCCCGACCTCTCAAAAGTTTTGGCCCCACTGTACAAGTTGCTTCACAATGACACGAAATGGCAGTGGTGTGAGGAGCAGGAGGCAGCTTTCAAGGAAGTGAAAGAGCTCCTCCATTCAGCAACGCTCCTGGTTCACTATGACCCGGATAAACAGATAACACTTTCATGCGACGCCTCGCCCTATGGAGTCGGGGCAGTTCTTTCGCATGTAATGGAGGACGGATCAGAGAAGCCGGTTGGCTTTGCTTCACGTACCCTGACAAAAGCGGAGCAGGGATACTCACAGCTAGACAAAGAAGGTCTGGCCATCGTGTTCGCTGTCAAGCGCTTTCATCAGTATCTCTATGGTCGCGCATTCAAGATCTACACAGACCATAAGCCACTGATGAGCCTGTTCAGTGAGACCAAATGTATCCCACCGCTGGCCTCAGCCAGGATACAACGTTGGGCGCTCACACTGTCAGCCTACCAGTACGCCATAGAGTACAGAGCAG AGACTGTTTTCTCACTGGAAAAGCTGGAAGAGACACCTGTGAAAGCATCCCGGATCAAACAGTGGACAGAGAGGGACCCAGTCATGTCCCAAGTAAAAACTTTCCTTTTACAAGGCTGGCCCAGTGTGATAGAAGGAGAGGAGTTGAGGCCTTATACTAAACGTAAAACTGAACTGAGTCTGCAAGATGGCTGCATCTTTTGGGGTGCGAGGGTCATTGTACCTCCCCCAGGCCGTTCACAGATTGTGGAGGAAATACATGAGACTCATCCAGGTGCATCGCGGATGAAAAGCCTCGCAAGATCCTATGTCTGGTGGCCAGGACTGGATAAGGATCTGGAGGACAAAGTGAAAGGATGCACGCAGTGTCAGATTAATCAGAACATGCCTCCACCTGCTCCTTTGCACCCATGGGAGTGGCCAGACCGTCCCTGGTCTAGGCTACATATGGACTTTGCGGGCCCTTTTAAGGGGCAGATGTTTCTCCTAATGGTGGATGCGCATTCTAAATGGATTGAGGCCCACATCATGAGCAACATCACAGCCCCCACAACCATCGACAAACTCAGGCAAGTGTTTGCAGTACACGGCTTGCCTGACACACTAGTCACTGATAATGGTCCGACTTTCACCAGCGAGTTGTTCAGTGAGTTCATGCAACAGAACGGCATTCATCACATAAGAACAGCTCCTTTCCACCCAGCCTCAAATGGACTGGCGGAGCGGGCTGTTCAGACAGTGAAGGAGGGCCTGAAGCGAATGACAGGTGACTCACTCAGCACTCAGCTTTCACGATTCCTGTTTAAATACCGCCTCACGCCACAGACTACAACGGGGCGCACGCCAGCAGAGATGCTGATGGGGCGTCGGCCCAAGTCAAGACTGGACCTGCTGCGTCCGGACATGAAGGCAAAAGtgcagggaaagcaggaaaaacagaaagaaagacatGATCAACATGCACGTGAGAGACAGTTGAAACCAGATGACTGTGTCTATGTGAGAAACTTCAGCAGCAACAACAACCAGCAGTGGCTACCTGGGATTATTCTCAAGAGGAGTGGGCCAGTTTCCTACGTTGTTAAGCTGACTGATGGACGTATCTTCCGCAGACATCAGGACCATGTGCGCCTGCGGCAGgatacaggctcagagacagacaGTTCCACTGAGTTTCCAGGGGCTGGACCAACAGCAGTAGGGGTGGGTTCGCCAGAGTCTGAGACAAGGACAGAGGCTTCTGTTTCCTCTGGAGAGGATGGACACTCTCACACTGACATCCAGACCTCTCCCAGTCTCCCTACACCAGATCCACCGAAGTCACCCACACCAGCGGTGTCTGCTGGGTCACCAGAGGTAGTGCGAAGGTCGCATCGCACTCGCAAACCTCCAGACAGACTGAATGTGTGA
- the LOC133634219 gene encoding uncharacterized protein K02A2.6-like isoform X1: MATYGTVGEFVEGHEDWTEYEERLGHFFSANGITEEDKKRSILLSACGAKTYKLIRNLATPRKPGEIPYDDLVTLVGNHHNPKPSVIVQRFKFHSYFRRQGQSVANFVAELRQLSEHCDFGAVLDDMLRDRLVCGINNDATQRRLLGETPPLTFKKALEISQGMEMAANNAKDIQKGHGGAQTAAVHHVRRETGKHERKVECFRCGGGHYANDCKFKDVVCHACNKKGHLAKKCRSSKGKGKPGLGKMQQAQAATHHLDEEDKEAVCSFNMFGVETDEEPPEPYYATVTVGGQDIKFEIDSGATASVISEDTYRRTWGLNQPPIRPSKLKLRTYTGQPIPHLGVVYVDILAEGQKAKGRLVIAKGRGPSLLGRDVLRKIRLNWHEIKYASTTEVTLQRYSDVFKDELGTLKGMTVKLHVDPEATPRFFKPRAVPYAMKGKVEEELERLQKLGIIKPVQFSRWAAPIVPVLKEDKTARICGDYKVTVNQVSKLEEYPLPRIDDLFATLAGGKLFTKLDMSQAYQQLLLDEDSKEYVTINTHKGLFKYNRLVFGVASSPAIFQRTMDTLLQGIPHVAVYLDDILVTGATEVEHLANLEEVLKRLSEAGLRLKRSKCVFLAPSVTYLGHRITAQGLCPVEDKVRAIKEAPNPKCITELRSFLGMVNYYGKFLPDLSKVLAPLYKLLHNDTKWQWCEEQEAAFKEVKELLHSATLLVHYDPDKQITLSCDASPYGVGAVLSHVMEDGSEKPVGFASRTLTKAEQGYSQLDKEGLAIVFAVKRFHQYLYGRAFKIYTDHKPLMSLFSETKCIPPLASARIQRWALTLSAYQYAIEYRAGKDNANADALSRLPLPDTPAVTYVPPETVFSLEKLEETPVKASRIKQWTERDPVMSQVKTFLLQGWPSVIEGEELRPYTKRKTELSLQDGCIFWGARVIVPPPGRSQIVEEIHETHPGASRMKSLARSYVWWPGLDKDLEDKVKGCTQCQINQNMPPPAPLHPWEWPDRPWSRLHMDFAGPFKGQMFLLMVDAHSKWIEAHIMSNITAPTTIDKLRQVFAVHGLPDTLVTDNGPTFTSELFSEFMQQNGIHHIRTAPFHPASNGLAERAVQTVKEGLKRMTGDSLSTQLSRFLFKYRLTPQTTTGRTPAEMLMGRRPKSRLDLLRPDMKAKVQGKQEKQKERHDQHARERQLKPDDCVYVRNFSSNNNQQWLPGIILKRSGPVSYVVKLTDGRIFRRHQDHVRLRQDTGSETDSSTEFPGAGPTAVGVGSPESETRTEASVSSGEDGHSHTDIQTSPSLPTPDPPKSPTPAVSAGSPEVVRRSHRTRKPPDRLNV; encoded by the coding sequence ATGGCTACATATGGGACTGTCGGTGAATTTGTGGAGGGACACGAGGACTGGACGGAGTATGAAGAAAGGTTGGGACACTTTTTCTCTGCTAATGGGATTACAGAAGAGGATAAAAAGCGCTCTATTCTCCTGagtgcgtgtggagcaaagacttatAAGTTGATAAGGAACTTGGCCACACCGCGGAAACCGGGAGAGATCCCATATGATGATCTTGTCACGCTCGTGGGAAACCACCACAATCCAAAACCTTCTGTGATAGTCCAAAGATTCAAGTTTCACAGCTACTTCAGGAGGCAAGGTCAGTCTGTGGCTAACTTTGTAGCCGAGTTACGGCAGCTGTCAGAACATTGTGATTTCGGGGCAGTGTTAGATGATATGCTACGTGACAGATTAGTGTGCGGCATTAATAATGACGCCACACAACGCCGCCTGCTGGGGGAAACTCCACCACTGACGTTCAAGAAAGCTCTGGAAATCTCCCAAGGCATGGAGATGGCTGCTAATAATGCCAAGGATATCCAGAAAGGACATGGAGGAGCACAAACAGCAGCAGTGCACCATGTCAGGAGAGAGACTGGTAAGCATGAAAGAAAAGTGGAGTGTTTTCGTTGTGGAGGGGGACACTATGCAAATGACTGTAAATTTAAAGACGTTGTTTGTCATGCTTGTAACAAAAAGGGACATTTAGCCAAAAAGTGCAGAAGCTCAAAGGGGAAGGGCAAGCCGGGGCTGGGAAAAATGCAGCAGGCTCAGGCAGCCACACATCACCTAGATGAAGAAGATAAAGAGGCTGTgtgttcttttaacatgtttggtGTGGAAACGGATGAAGAACCACCTGAGCCTTACTATGCAACAGTCACTGTAGGAGGGCAGGACATTAAGTTTGAGATTGATTCAGGAGCTACAGCCTCCGTTATCAGTGAAGACACTTACAGGAGGACGTGGGGGTTAAACCAGCCTCCCATCCGCCCATCAAAGCTCAAACTTAGGACCTATACAGGGCAGCCCATTCCTCATTTGGGAGTGGTTTATGTGGACATTTTAGCAGAGGGTCAAAAAGCTAAAGGCAGGCTGGTGATCGCTAAAGGCAGAGGGCCCAGTCTTTTGGGCCGCGATGTGCTTAGAAAAATCCGACTCAACTGGCATGAAATAAAATATGCAAGCACAACAGAGGTCACTCTGCAGCGATACAGTGATGTGTTCAAGGATGAGCTGGGAACACTTAAGGGCATGACAGTAAAGCTCCATGTTGACCCTGAAGCCACACCTAGGTTTTTCAAGCCCAGAGCAGTGCCCTATGCCATGAAAGGCAAAGTTGAAGAGGAACTGGAACGATTACAGAAGCTGGGCATCATCAAGCCCGTCCAGTTTTCAAGGTGGGCAGCACCCATTGTTCCAGTGTTAAAGGAGGACAAAACTGCACGGATATGCGGGGACTACAAAGTCACAGTGAATCAGGTCTCTAAGCTGGAGGAGTATCCATTGCCACGCATAGACGACCTGTTTGCGACCCTGGCAGGGGGTAAGCTGTTCACAAAGCTGGACATGAGCCAGGCCTACCAACAGCTACTGCTCGACGAGGATTCAAAAGAGTACGtcacgatcaacacacacaaaggtTTATTCAAATACAATCGCCTGGTGTTTGGAGTGGCATCCAGTCCTGCCATTTTCCAAAGAACAATGGACACTCTGCTGCAGGGGATTCCGCATGTAGCAGTGTACTTAGATGATATTTTGGTCACAGGGGCCACGGAGGTGGAGCATCTGGCTAACTTGGAAGAGGTGCTGAAGAGACTCTCAGAAGCAGGGCTGCGATTAAAGCGCAGCAAATGTGTGTTTCTAGCACCAAGTGTGACCTATCTGGGACACAGGATCACAGCACAGGGACTCTGCCCAGTGGAAGACAAAGTGAGAGCTATTAAGGAAGCTCCAAACCCCaaatgcatcactgaactcagatcgTTCTTAGGCATGGTGAACTATTATGGCAAGTTTCTGCCCGACCTCTCAAAAGTTTTGGCCCCACTGTACAAGTTGCTTCACAATGACACGAAATGGCAGTGGTGTGAGGAGCAGGAGGCAGCTTTCAAGGAAGTGAAAGAGCTCCTCCATTCAGCAACGCTCCTGGTTCACTATGACCCGGATAAACAGATAACACTTTCATGCGACGCCTCGCCCTATGGAGTCGGGGCAGTTCTTTCGCATGTAATGGAGGACGGATCAGAGAAGCCGGTTGGCTTTGCTTCACGTACCCTGACAAAAGCGGAGCAGGGATACTCACAGCTAGACAAAGAAGGTCTGGCCATCGTGTTCGCTGTCAAGCGCTTTCATCAGTATCTCTATGGTCGCGCATTCAAGATCTACACAGACCATAAGCCACTGATGAGCCTGTTCAGTGAGACCAAATGTATCCCACCGCTGGCCTCAGCCAGGATACAACGTTGGGCGCTCACACTGTCAGCCTACCAGTACGCCATAGAGTACAGAGCAGGTAAGGATAACGCAAATGCCGATGCACTGAGTCGGCTGCCTTTACCTGACACGCCTGCTGTTACTTATGTGCCTCCAGAGACTGTTTTCTCACTGGAAAAGCTGGAAGAGACACCTGTGAAAGCATCCCGGATCAAACAGTGGACAGAGAGGGACCCAGTCATGTCCCAAGTAAAAACTTTCCTTTTACAAGGCTGGCCCAGTGTGATAGAAGGAGAGGAGTTGAGGCCTTATACTAAACGTAAAACTGAACTGAGTCTGCAAGATGGCTGCATCTTTTGGGGTGCGAGGGTCATTGTACCTCCCCCAGGCCGTTCACAGATTGTGGAGGAAATACATGAGACTCATCCAGGTGCATCGCGGATGAAAAGCCTCGCAAGATCCTATGTCTGGTGGCCAGGACTGGATAAGGATCTGGAGGACAAAGTGAAAGGATGCACGCAGTGTCAGATTAATCAGAACATGCCTCCACCTGCTCCTTTGCACCCATGGGAGTGGCCAGACCGTCCCTGGTCTAGGCTACATATGGACTTTGCGGGCCCTTTTAAGGGGCAGATGTTTCTCCTAATGGTGGATGCGCATTCTAAATGGATTGAGGCCCACATCATGAGCAACATCACAGCCCCCACAACCATCGACAAACTCAGGCAAGTGTTTGCAGTACACGGCTTGCCTGACACACTAGTCACTGATAATGGTCCGACTTTCACCAGCGAGTTGTTCAGTGAGTTCATGCAACAGAACGGCATTCATCACATAAGAACAGCTCCTTTCCACCCAGCCTCAAATGGACTGGCGGAGCGGGCTGTTCAGACAGTGAAGGAGGGCCTGAAGCGAATGACAGGTGACTCACTCAGCACTCAGCTTTCACGATTCCTGTTTAAATACCGCCTCACGCCACAGACTACAACGGGGCGCACGCCAGCAGAGATGCTGATGGGGCGTCGGCCCAAGTCAAGACTGGACCTGCTGCGTCCGGACATGAAGGCAAAAGtgcagggaaagcaggaaaaacagaaagaaagacatGATCAACATGCACGTGAGAGACAGTTGAAACCAGATGACTGTGTCTATGTGAGAAACTTCAGCAGCAACAACAACCAGCAGTGGCTACCTGGGATTATTCTCAAGAGGAGTGGGCCAGTTTCCTACGTTGTTAAGCTGACTGATGGACGTATCTTCCGCAGACATCAGGACCATGTGCGCCTGCGGCAGgatacaggctcagagacagacaGTTCCACTGAGTTTCCAGGGGCTGGACCAACAGCAGTAGGGGTGGGTTCGCCAGAGTCTGAGACAAGGACAGAGGCTTCTGTTTCCTCTGGAGAGGATGGACACTCTCACACTGACATCCAGACCTCTCCCAGTCTCCCTACACCAGATCCACCGAAGTCACCCACACCAGCGGTGTCTGCTGGGTCACCAGAGGTAGTGCGAAGGTCGCATCGCACTCGCAAACCTCCAGACAGACTGAATGTGTGA